GCTCTAGTAACGGAGGAAAGAAGAACAACAGGGATTTTTCCTGAATTAAGCATTAGCTTTAATTCTGTTATCTCTAATCTAAGACAATATAAAACCAAAGGCGTGTTCCTTTCTGACCGCAGAGTATCCCAGGATACGCAATGGGTGATTGATTCAATGAAGGTGAAGACCCCTACGCAAAAAACCTCGATTGGCAGTCTTTCCGGCGGGAATCAGCAGAAGGTTATCATTGGTCGCTGGCTTTTAACGAAACCGGATGTTTTATTGCTGGATGAGCCGACAAGGGGAATTGACGTTGGAGCAAAGTTTGAAATCTATCAATTAATTAATCAATTAGCATCGGAAGGAAAGGGGATCGTTATGATTTCCTCGGAGATGCCAGAATTATTAGGTGTTACAGACCGAATTTTAGTCATGAGTAATGGAAGAGTAGCTGGAATTGTTGATACAAAAACAACATCGCAAGAAGAAATCATGCGATTGGCAGCTATGTATTAGGAGGGGTGTCCATGAATAATCAGGCGTCAAAAAAATCAAATGTGTCAAAGTGGCTTTTTGATAACGTAATTTATGTGTTTTTAATATTGCTCGTCATCGGTATTGTCATTGCTTCTCCTGACTTTTTATCGGTAACGAACTTAATTAATATTTTAACTCAGTCTTCATCAAGGATTATTATTGCCCTTGGGATGGCAGGGATTTTGATTACGGCAGGAACAGACCTTTCGGCTGGCCGGATGGTGGGGCTTGCTGCAGTAGTCTCGGCTTCACTATTGCAAGCGTCCGATTATGCTTATCGCATGTATCCTCATTTGCCGCATCTACCTTTATTTGTTCCAATTTTACTTGCCATGGTGATTACTGGTCTTATCGGTGGGTTAAACGGTATTATTGTCGCAAAGTTAAATGTACCACCTTTTATCGCGACACTAGGTATGATGATCACTGTTTATGGGTTAAACTCGATGTACTTTGACCGTCCTCCTTATGGAGCACAGCCAATCGGCGGGTTAAATAATGAATTTATCACTTTTGCACAGCGTGGGATTCCAATCGGCAGCTATGAAATTCCATATCTAATCTTTTATGCCATTATCTTTACGATCTTTATCTGGATTCTCTGGAATAAAACACAGTTTGGTAAAAATATGTATGCCATCGGGGGCAACCCGGAGGCAGCTAAAGTATCAGGTGTTAATGTAACGAAATATTTGATTCTAATTTATATACTTGCAGGTGTTCTTTATGGTTTCTCTGGTACACTTGAAGCCGGTCGTGTCGGCAGTGCCACAAACAATACAGGTAACATGTACGAACTAGATGCCATCGCAGCCTGCGTAGTCGGCGGCGTATCCCTATCTGGCGGTATCGGAACTGTACCAGGTGTTATTACTGGGGTATTAATTTTCCAAATTATCAACTATGGTTTAGCTTTCCTTGGCGTCAGCCCATACATTCAATACATCGTGAAAGGTGCGATCATCGTCGTGGCTGTTGCCTTCGACATGCGCAAACACGCGAAGAAAAAATAATTATTATATGCTGAAGACAGCACCTCAAAAATGGTGCTGTCTTATTATTTAATATAAAGAAAATATAGATTTTAACTATGAAAATTGTTTAACGCAAGCGGCCTATCGCCCTGAGATCAATTAAGCACGAATGGGCTAACGCTCTTCGTGTTTCTTTTATCTCAGTTGGAGTGATCCAGCCCATACGCCGCTGACCAGGGCGCTTGCGCTTTTCATATGACTAGGTGATAATTTCGTAAACACCGATCATGACGAGCAGTAGACCGGAAAGGATGTTTGAGTATTTTGCGATGTTGTTGTTGCTGATTCTACTCCCGATCATGGCGCCAATGGCGATGGAGATATAGGAGAAGACGCCGATGGAAAGGGTTGTTAGTACAGGGGGGATTCCGGCAATACCTGCTCCAAGGCCAATAGCTAAGCAATTCATGGCCAGTGCTAGCCCTAAAAGTATGGATTCCTTTAAAGTAATCACTTTATCTTGATTTAGATCCGCAAGTTGGGGGTGTGCGATGACTCTTGAAAAATTAGAATCAGCATAAACCCGCTCGGCTTCTTCTGTGCCGGACTCCAAAGAAGCTTTTGAAAAGTATGCTTCTGTGATGCATTTCCCCCCAAGGAAAATAATCAATAAACCTCCAATTAAATTGGCTGTTTTTAATGATATAAAATTGGAAATGACTTCTCCTGCCGTAATCGATATATAGGCACATATCATGGAAATGACGGCAATAAATAAATTAGAAGCAGCTGGAATCCGTGTTGTTTTTAGACCATAAGAGACGCTAATCCCTAAATTATCAATGTTTGCTGCTACTCCGATTAACAAGATGGTCAACCAATGCATGCTTTACCCTCCTAGGTCCTATCTATCCTATGTGTATGACAAAATTGGGCAGATAGTGCACAGGTAAGAAAGGAATTGGATTATGCATCGGCTATATTCTGTCTGAAATATTTTTTTGTAAAAAGCTATGTTAAAGAACAATGTTGATATATGCACACTGTTGATTGGAGCGGAAGGCACGGAGACTCCTGCGGGAGTACGGGGCCGAGGAGGCTCCCCGGCACGCTCACGGAAAGCGAAGTGCTTGGAGCGGAAATCAACAGCCATGTTTAACAGCGCTTTGTAAAAAAAATAAAAACCCCTCGAAAGGGGTTTACGAATAGTTTAGAATACTTTTTGCATTTTTCTTTTTCGCCAAAAGTTATAAAAAATAACACATCCAAGAACGAATATCAAAACAAGATAGATACTGTATTTTGAAAAATAAAACCTGAAATCAATCCAGTTTTCTCCTAAGGCTCTGCCAAGTGTGATGAAAATGGTGCACCATATAATGGCGCCAGTATAGGCAAACAGGGAAAACTTTTTATAAGAATAGCTATTAATTCCAGCGAGATAAGCGGTTATATGCCGTACCCCCGGAATAAAAAATCCAATTAAAAGCAGAAATGGTCCGAACTTATCGAATAATTTCCTTGTCCGCGCCACTTTTGCTTCACTGATGTGAAGCTTAGGGCCATACTTGTTTAAAAATGGCACACCTAATTTAATCCCTAACAAAAAACTAAGGGTAATACCGCAGCAGGCTCCAAAAAGAGCACTAGCAACTGAAGGAAGAAAGGCCATTTTACCCTGAAAGACATTATACCCCACATAAGTAAGAAGAACCTCATCAGGAATCGGCAGTCCAATAATCCCTCCGATCAAAGCTACAATAATTCCGAAATAACCATAATGCGAAACGAGATAACTCAAATGATGCATCTGTGCCACGTCCTAATATTCTTTTCATTGCTGATAACAAATCATTTTCCCATTCATAAAGAATGCAGCCAATCTAAGAAGGATTTCCTAAAAAAGGTAACACTATAAAAATAAAAACGCAACCGCTCCAAACTTATATTCCCAAAATATTTAAATATTATGCGGTGCCTGACACCATTTTTCTTGTCTCCGTATTGTTTATCCTGATATCGAATATAGTAGGATTAGTTAAGGGCATGGAAGGAGTGTGGAGAAGTTGCCGATTGACTGGGATGAAAGGAATGGGGTTTTTCATTTATATAATGACCATGTAAGTTATTTGATGAAGGTGGTGCATGGAAAGTATCTTGCGCATTTGTATTGGGGGAAACGGGTTCAGGTACTTCAGCCAGATTCTATTTTGTCATTTAAAAGCAGAGCGTTTTCACCTGCCTCAGAACCTTTAGATCCGCAATTTTCCCTTGATTCCTTGCCTCAGGAGTATCCTGCATTTGGAAACGGTGATTTTCGGTCACCGGCATATCAGCTTAGAACCATGGATGGCTCTACAATTACAGAATTTGTCTATAACTCACATGAAATTTACCAGGGGAAACGTCCTTTAAAAGGGCTGCCTCATGCATATGTTGAAGAGAAAAACGAGGCAGATTCGCTGGTAGTCACACTGGTTGACTCTCTCATCGGGGTAGGAATTAATCTCCAGTATACTATTTACCGTAACATGGATGTCCTTACTCGCTCTGCATCGATTGAACATCTTGGAAAGCAGGATGTAGAATTACATAAATGCATGAGCATGTCGGTTGATTTCCACCAAGCCAATTGGGACTTTTTGCATCTTCAAGGAACCTGGGGGCGTGAGCAGCATTTGGAGCGTTTCCCGCTTCATCATGGAATTCAGACCATTTCGTCAGCCAGGGGAGCAAGCAGCCATCTCCATAATCCATTTGTGGCGCTGCTTGAGAAAAATGCGAATGAGGAACAAGGTGAGGTGTACGGGGTTAGTCTTGTCTACAGTGGGAATTTTGCGGCAACGGTTGAGGTCGACCCATTTGAAACGGCGAGACTAAGTATCGGTATCAATCCCTTTGATTTTATCTGGCTGCTGAAACCAGGGGATACATTTCAAACACCTGAGGCCTTAATGGTATACTCCTCTGAGGGGCTTGGGATGATGTCGCGAACGTTTCATCGGTTATTGCGTGAGCGATTGTGCCGAGGTATTTATCGTGATAAATCCCGTCCTGTTCTGATTAACAACTGGGAAGCAACTTATTTTAAATTTACAGAAAAGAGATTAAAGGAAATTATTGATGCCGGAAAAGAGTTAGGAATGGAATTGTTTGTTTTGGATGATGGCTGGTTCGGGCACCGTGATAATGATAAGAGCTCTCTCGGCGATTGGGATGTAAATAAGAAAAAACTGCCTCATGGTTTGAAGGGGCTGGCAAAATATGTTCAAAAAAAAGGAATGATATTCGGATTGTGGATTGAACCAGAAATGGTTTCTCCTGACAGCAATTTATATCGAGCACATCCGGATTGGTGCCTGCATGTCCCAGACCGGCGAAGAACGGAATCGAGAAACCAGCTAGTTCTTGATTTAAGCCGTGAAGATGTCTGTAATTGGATGATTGATACATTTACAGATGTATTTAAAAGTGCTCCGATTTCTTATGTAAAATGGGATATGAACCGAAATATGACGGAAGTAGGTTCCGCCGCTCTGCATCCTGAACGTCAAAAAGAAACGGCGCACCGCTATATGCTTGGATTGTATCGGGTCTTAGAGGTACTGACTTCACGGTTTCCAGATATATTGTTTGAGAGTTGCTCTGGCGGCGGAGGCCGCTTTGATGCCGGGATGCTTTTTTATATGCCCCAAACCTGGACGAGTGATGATACCGATGCAGTAGAGAGGTTGAAGATTCAATATGGAACAAGCCTTGTTTACCCCGCAATTACAATGGGAGCCCATGTTTCAGATGTGCCAAATCATCAAGTGGGGAGGATGACCCCGTTAATCATGAGATGTCATGTGGCCATGGCGGCTAATTTAGGGTTCGAACTCAATATTGATAAATTGAGTAAGGAAGATCAACTAATAGTAAAAGAGCAGATTCTGCAATATCAAAAAATAAAGGACATCGTATGCTTTGGGGAACAGTTCAGATTGCTCAGCCCATTTGAAGGAATGGACACTGCTTGGATGTATGTTACGTCAGACCGTGCTAAAGCAGTCATTTTCTATTACAAAACATTGGCCACACCTAACCCGCCTTTTCTCCGCTTAAAATTACAGGGCCTAAACCCCCAAAAAACATACCGTATTAATAGAGGAAAACAACTATTTTATGGTGATGAACTGATGAAAATCGGATTAAAGCTGCCACTTATCAAAAAGGATTTTACATCCTATCTTTTCGAGCTTGAATAGAGGCTGGCACCGTAAAAAGTGCCAGCCCCAATTTATTCGTAGGTATCCATAGTAAAACGGAAATTGATTAAAAAGAAAGGATGTCAGGCACCCCGCCAACAGTGGAAGGTTCCACCCGGACATTGTAACCTTTTATATCGAAATTTCAACAAATCTATAAAAAAATAATACAATCACAGGTTTTAAAAAGTTACTGTCCACTCCACGTGGACAAAATGTTGTATTTGTCCACGCGCGGTGCCTGACACCATAAAAGTAAACATGTTAAAATAACCCAAGAGAGGTGAATAAAGATGGTTTGGAAAATCAATCATTCCACGAAGCAACAGGTTAACCGCTATGGGGTTATTACTGATGAGGTGACCCTTCCTAATGGTGACGAAAAGACATTTGCCTATTTGGATTTTGCAAAAGGGGTTTGTATCCTTGCGTTTACTGAAGATGAACATGTGTTATGTATAAAACAATATCGTCATGCGTTAAAAAGCTGGCAGTGGGAGCTTCCAGCAGGTGCTATTGACCCGGATGATGTATCACCGCTGGATGCGGCCAAGCGGGAATTGGAGGAGGAAACCGGTTATAGAGCAGAGCACTGGCTTGAACTTGGCAGTTTTTATCCTTCTCCCGGTTCGACGAGTGAAGAAATCTTCTTATTTGCTGCAGCTGGCTTAACTGCAACCAAACAAAACCTGGATAACAGTGAACAAATCGAGCTACATAAAATAAGCATGGAAACGTTAAAAGAAATGGTTATAGATGGAAATTTCAATCATGGTGCAGGGCTCGCA
Above is a genomic segment from Neobacillus endophyticus containing:
- the mglC gene encoding galactose/methyl galactoside ABC transporter permease MglC, with translation MNNQASKKSNVSKWLFDNVIYVFLILLVIGIVIASPDFLSVTNLINILTQSSSRIIIALGMAGILITAGTDLSAGRMVGLAAVVSASLLQASDYAYRMYPHLPHLPLFVPILLAMVITGLIGGLNGIIVAKLNVPPFIATLGMMITVYGLNSMYFDRPPYGAQPIGGLNNEFITFAQRGIPIGSYEIPYLIFYAIIFTIFIWILWNKTQFGKNMYAIGGNPEAAKVSGVNVTKYLILIYILAGVLYGFSGTLEAGRVGSATNNTGNMYELDAIAACVVGGVSLSGGIGTVPGVITGVLIFQIINYGLAFLGVSPYIQYIVKGAIIVVAVAFDMRKHAKKK
- the ytaF gene encoding sporulation membrane protein YtaF; protein product: MHWLTILLIGVAANIDNLGISVSYGLKTTRIPAASNLFIAVISMICAYISITAGEVISNFISLKTANLIGGLLIIFLGGKCITEAYFSKASLESGTEEAERVYADSNFSRVIAHPQLADLNQDKVITLKESILLGLALAMNCLAIGLGAGIAGIPPVLTTLSIGVFSYISIAIGAMIGSRISNNNIAKYSNILSGLLLVMIGVYEIIT
- a CDS encoding DedA family protein, translated to MHHLSYLVSHYGYFGIIVALIGGIIGLPIPDEVLLTYVGYNVFQGKMAFLPSVASALFGACCGITLSFLLGIKLGVPFLNKYGPKLHISEAKVARTRKLFDKFGPFLLLIGFFIPGVRHITAYLAGINSYSYKKFSLFAYTGAIIWCTIFITLGRALGENWIDFRFYFSKYSIYLVLIFVLGCVIFYNFWRKRKMQKVF
- a CDS encoding alpha-galactosidase, with translation MPIDWDERNGVFHLYNDHVSYLMKVVHGKYLAHLYWGKRVQVLQPDSILSFKSRAFSPASEPLDPQFSLDSLPQEYPAFGNGDFRSPAYQLRTMDGSTITEFVYNSHEIYQGKRPLKGLPHAYVEEKNEADSLVVTLVDSLIGVGINLQYTIYRNMDVLTRSASIEHLGKQDVELHKCMSMSVDFHQANWDFLHLQGTWGREQHLERFPLHHGIQTISSARGASSHLHNPFVALLEKNANEEQGEVYGVSLVYSGNFAATVEVDPFETARLSIGINPFDFIWLLKPGDTFQTPEALMVYSSEGLGMMSRTFHRLLRERLCRGIYRDKSRPVLINNWEATYFKFTEKRLKEIIDAGKELGMELFVLDDGWFGHRDNDKSSLGDWDVNKKKLPHGLKGLAKYVQKKGMIFGLWIEPEMVSPDSNLYRAHPDWCLHVPDRRRTESRNQLVLDLSREDVCNWMIDTFTDVFKSAPISYVKWDMNRNMTEVGSAALHPERQKETAHRYMLGLYRVLEVLTSRFPDILFESCSGGGGRFDAGMLFYMPQTWTSDDTDAVERLKIQYGTSLVYPAITMGAHVSDVPNHQVGRMTPLIMRCHVAMAANLGFELNIDKLSKEDQLIVKEQILQYQKIKDIVCFGEQFRLLSPFEGMDTAWMYVTSDRAKAVIFYYKTLATPNPPFLRLKLQGLNPQKTYRINRGKQLFYGDELMKIGLKLPLIKKDFTSYLFELE
- a CDS encoding NUDIX hydrolase, with protein sequence MVWKINHSTKQQVNRYGVITDEVTLPNGDEKTFAYLDFAKGVCILAFTEDEHVLCIKQYRHALKSWQWELPAGAIDPDDVSPLDAAKRELEEETGYRAEHWLELGSFYPSPGSTSEEIFLFAAAGLTATKQNLDNSEQIELHKISMETLKEMVIDGNFNHGAGLAAVLRYKFMKG